The Manis pentadactyla isolate mManPen7 chromosome 12, mManPen7.hap1, whole genome shotgun sequence genome contains the following window.
tgttagtatttgtttcacatatgctggtgctcctgtgttgggtgcatatatatttagaatggttatatcctcttgtttgactgagccctttatcattatgtagtgtccttctttatctcttgttactttctttgttttgaagtctattttgtctgatattagtactgcaacccctgctttcttctcactgttgtttgtttgcttgaaatatgtttttccatcccttgacttttagtctgtacatgtctttgggtttgaggtgagtttcttgtaagcagcatatagatgggtcttgcttttttatccattctgttactctgtgtcttttgattggtgcattcaacccattaacatttagggtgactattgaaagatatgtacttattgccattgcaggctttaaattcgtggttaccaaaggttcaaggttagcctctttagtatcttactgcctaacttagctcgcttattgagctgttatatacactatctggagattcttttcttctctcccttcttgttcctcctcctcgattcttcatatgttgggtgttttgtgctgtgctctttctaggagtgctcccatctagagcagtccctgtaagatgttctgtagaggtggtttgtggaaagcaaattccctcagcttttgtttgtctgggaattgtttaatcccaccgtcatatttgaatgatagtcgtgctggatacagtatccttggttcaaggcccttctgtttcattgtattaaatatatcatgccattctcttctggcctgtagggtttctgttgagaaatctgacgttagcctgatgggtttccctttataggtgacctttttctctctagctgcctttaacactctttccttgtccttgatctttgccattttaataattatgtgtcttggtgttgcccttcttggatcctttctgttgggggttctgtgtatttccatggtctgttcgattacttcctcccccagtgtggggaagttttcagcaattatttcttctaagatactttccatctcttttcctctctcttcttcttctgggacccctataatacagatattgttccttttggattggtcacacagttctcttaatattgtttcattcctggagatctttttgtctctctctatgtcagcttctatgcgttcctgttctctgatttcaattccatcaatggcctcttgcattctatccattctgcttataaacccttccagagtttgtttcatttctgggatctcctttctggcatctgtgatctccttccggacttcatcccatttctcttgcgtatttctctgcatctctgtcagcatgtttatgattcttattttgaattctttgtcaggaagactggttaggtctgtctccttctctggtgttgtctctgtgatctttgtctgcctgtagctttgccttttcatggtgataggaatagtctgtagaactgggacgagtgacggctggaaggacttcctttcttgttggtttgtggccctcctctcctgggagaacagcgacctctagtggcttgtgctgcgcagctgcgcgcagacagggtttctgcttcctgcccggctgctatggagttaatctccgctgttgctgtgggcatggcctggctcgggcagctactccaaaatggtggagtcgcgttggagcaggagctgctgggaggctatttatctccgtgaggggcctccctgctccctgcagcccaggggttagggtgcccagagatcccggattccctacctctggattaagtgacccgccctgcccctttaagacttccaaaaagcacccgccaaaacaaaacaacgcccaccaaaaaaaaaaaaaaaaaaaaaaggtggtcgttcgtttttctttattctccggtgccagcctcaggcctctgctcatcggtctttctgctctgtttccctagtattggggtccctatccctttaaaactcccaaaaacgctcgccaaaataaaacagcaaaaaagcaaaaaaaaaaatggtcgcgcgcttttcttatgccctcagtcgcccagcctccattgcctgctcactgttcttgctgccctgttttcctagtatcgagcgccctgcactctggcccgaatggcgggggctgggtgctcggcagccctgtgctccgtctccctcccgctctgcctgctcgtctcccgccgggagctggggggaggggcgctcggctcccgcggggccggggcttgtatcttacccccttcgcgaggcgctgggttctctcaggtgcggatgtggtctggatgttgtcctgtgtcctctggtctttattctaggaagggttgtctttgttatattttcatagatatatgtgtttttgggaggagatttccgctgctctgctcacgccgccatcttctgcccctctagtCTACTTAATTTTTACAACCCATAGTCTGACACCCCAATGGGTACCAATCTCAGATTATGGAAAACATTCCCCTTGCATGTACTCCATACCCATGTTTGTATTTCTATGCGTCTTTACTTTCATCATTGGCATTTTCTATAAGAAAATGTTCTCTCATTCCTTCATGCAGTATATATTGATTCAGCTACTCTTCCTAACGAACTCTGCTAACCCTGGTATGGAGGGGTTGGTGAGAATGTATAACATTGATACATGCCTCAGTTCAATCAcagtttaggaggaaaaaaattggaattaaaaaaaccccaaaaaatgATAGCCACTACATCTAAACTCACTACATAAGGAAGTGTCCTTTTCCTGTGGGAATGTAAAGGGGAGAAAGGATCCAGGCATTCTGACAAAGGAGATGGAGATTTAAAGATGGGGTGGTGTGAAAACATCCAGAGAGACCTGTGGGCaaggctccaggcagagggaagcaggcGTACAGAGACAACACTGAGGCTGCAGCATCAGGTGAAAGAAAGTCAAGTTCAGTGTTTGGGAGATCAGTGAGTGCAGAGGCAGGACAGCGTGAGGATGAAGCTGGCATAAGTTTCCCTGATGTCTACCCTGATGTTGGAAGGTACAGAATTTGGGCTTCATTCTCTACTAGGGAGACTTTCAACGGGGCAGTTTAAATCAGGGAAGTTGATCACCCTTGGAACACAGAAATATCTGTCTGAGTTGATATGAATATTAGCTAGAGGGGTACCAGCTGAGGTAGATGAGAGACACaacatggaattgaaatcaggctGTGAAGAAAGGACAGACAGATGGGAAATAAATGAAGGCACTGGGGAGATAGAAGAAAAAATCACCCTTCTCTCATCAGCAGGGATAGGTAAGAACTAATGTTACACTTTGAACTAACAGAAAGGAACTATATGATTTCCTTTGAAAGTATACTGAATAAACCTGTCCACCACTATAGGAGGATGGATACCACTATCCCCACTTACTCAGGTGAGGATATTAACCTGGTAAATAGTTTAAAAAGCTCTCCACATTCAAACAGTTAATATGTGGTAGgatcagaaatgcaaatttggTTTTCTGATTCCAGAATCTCTTATTTACTATCATTTCAGGGTATTTCAACATTTCCTGTTTTAAAATCCCTTACAatcatatgttatatatatgctattgtaaatgttgggttgcttccatgtgcTTAGCTTTTTCTAAAGGGATATTCACTCTGTAATTTGTCTTGACCATAAATAAATCACTCCTTTTTCTTTAGGATAAGTTGTCTTTTGCTGCTTTATTAGTTGTTCTGGACATCATAGGGATATAAGTGTATTTGGTATTTTGTGTATTGTGTATACAATTTGGTATAAGTGTATTGGCTCTATTACTTATCACAACCTCTCAGGTACCAGCTGAGCTACTTAATCCTTTACCCCATcatattcattttttcctttctttatgttttaactggtttaaatgtttcattaaatGCAGAATGGTCATATTAAAATGGATCCCCGTGTTCACATGCCATGGAGACTCTGCCATTGGAACTGGGTGCTATTTCCATATTCTTTAGGTATAGGTCACCTGATGTAACAGCTTGAACAGAAATATTCCTTCCCTAAATACCACGGCTGGGGTGAGAAGATCTTGGTACAAAAATGGCCCCAGGGAGTCGTGGTGCACTGTGTGTGTTTCTGCTTTGTGGGGAACAGGAGTAGCTGGGCTCATTTATTCCTACAAGTGATCCTTAAAAGAAAGGTGAAAGAACATTAATCAGTACATGTAAGAAATAAGGGGATCCATTCTACTCAAAGGTTTGCTTGATAGCAAAAGTAATGAAGTTCTAGAACAAATAGACAATGGACTGCCTGTGTCTTGAAGTTTCAGCGGCAGGGAAGCCACCTCCTTCCTCAGCATCTTCTGACACCACGTCCTCTCATTCTCCCTCTTGCTCCTCCTCCTCATGACACTGTCTCCATTTTGAATCTTGCATATATATCAAAAATATCTTCCTCAGCCCTTTGCACTGGCTCTTTCTCTGCAGGGCACACTTCCCCAGATAATTGCATGTATCCCCATGTATCTTAAGGTCTCTATTCAAATGTCACCTTGTGTGCAGGTCTTCCCGAACTCTCAGTGAAAAGCAACACCCCATCCactatattttatacttttttcccTTAGCAAGTCTCACCATCTCacatgatatatatttatttgcttatattcCTTCACCATGATTCTATTCTAGAGATTTTGTTAACATCCTATGCCCTTTAACTAGAAAATGGTCAGTACTTAACATAATCCTCAACTGCATGAAATCATTTCTCATTAAAACTGTAATACATGACATCTTGGGGTAAAGGCTGACCGTGGGACAGGAATTCCTAGTCAGAAATGTCAAAGAAGAATCCTTGAATGTGTTGAGAATCATACAAATAACACATATTGATTATTTCACTATAATATATGACAAATTGTAGCATTTCAAATGTCAGGAATGCCCATTTGTGTGAAAATTAATTgtgatattttttcattcctagttaTCAGCACCACCACATGGGAGAAGGCAATGTTACACGACTTTCAAAATTTATTCTTCTGGGATTGTCAAACGAACCAGAAATGCAGGCCCTCATATTTGGGCTCTTCCTCTCCATGTACCTGATCACTGTGTTTGGAAACCTGATCATCATCCTCGCTGTGATATCAgactcccacctccacacccctatgtacttcttcctctccaacCTGTCTTTTGTAGACATCtgtttcaccaccaccaccatcccaaAAATGCTTGTCACTATATGGACAGAAAGCAAAGTTATAACCTTTGCAGGCTGCATCAGCCAGATGTACCTCTACATACACTTGGCAGTGTTAGATGACTTTCTTCTCACtgtcatggcctatgaccgctttGTGGCCGTCTGCCACCCTCTGCACTACACGGTCATCATGAGTCCCCGGCTCTGTGGGCTGCTGGTTCTGGTCTGCTGGGTCATAAGTGCCCTGCATTCCTTGTTAGAAATCTTAATGGTGTTACAATTGTCCTTCTGTAAAGACTTGGAAATCCCCCACTTCTTTTGTGAAATCAAACAGGTGATCCGGTTTGCCTGTTCTAACACCTCCCTTAATGACACCGTGATGTACGCAGCAGCAATGCTACTTGCTGGGGCTCCTCTAGCTGGTATAATTTACTCTTACTTGAAGGTCATTTCTGCCATATGTGGAATCTCATCAGCTCAGGGGAAGTATAAAGCATTTTCCACCTGTGCATCTCATCTCTCTGTTGTCTCCTTATATTACTGTTCAAGCCTAGGGGTGTACCTCAGCTCTGCTGCTACCTACAGTTCGCATTCAAGCGCAACAGCCACAGTGATGTACACCTTGGTCACACCCATGCTCAACCCCATCATCTACAGTCTaagaaacaaagacataaaagggGCTCTGAAAAGAGTCCTTTGGATGGAAGGTGTCAAAATGCATATTGTTCTGGGGATGAAGTGCCCAAGATTTCAGGACTCAAAGCCTCAGGACCAGAAATGACTATTCCTGAATTAGTTTCTGAAAGGagaactttctatttcctgaaatttccatttctttcacttctacttctttatacaatttaagtAATTCAAGTTATTAAATTTTCTGATCTTTCTCACAGACAGttccttttgtcctttttttccgTCCACCACACTTTTTTTCAACTGTAAATcactaaatatttggaaattcccatttatttcttgggacaacatggatttttttaagaataattttttccATAATGACAACATtatcattattcatttttttacccCTCACCCTAGCCTCACATACACCTCACCGTTAGCCTTGAGATTAAAAGAACACTGACCCTAATCTTAATCAATAATGCTAACTCTAACTAAAGCCATAAATCCACCCTAAACCTTACATAAacctaatcctaaacctagctcTACATCCTAACTTCACTCTCACCAACACTTCACTGTTAGCTGTTGATAAACTTAAACCTTCTCCTAAACAACCACCTTACCCTTACCCTAACAATATCCATTATTTCCCTCTAATTCTGAACTTAAACCTCACTTTAAACCTTGATATATCCTGAACTCAAACACTCATCCTAACTCTCAAACTGACCAGCAACTCACTTACCCTAACACTAATCATAATGATTTCATCACCATAAACCTAACCCAAACCAAACCCTATCCCTCACCCCTAAACTGAGCCCCATGTCCCCAAAACCTGAACCTCTGAGCCCTATCTCTAACCCCTGAACCAGAATCCCAAAGCTGAACCAGATCCTGAACCCAAACCctgaacacaaacacaaaatcaaatcCTGAACACAAACACCAAACTGTACACTGAGCTGTCCCAGAGCCTGAAGCCCTCAAACCAAACAGGAACCTTGGATACTTATCCGAGAAGCCTGTCACCTCTCACCCTGACCCCTCACCAAGAGCGTTAGGAATAGAAAGGGACAACAATGTCCTCTTCAGACCCTGGTTGCAAATATTGAAAGAGTGCCATAGAAACATTATTTAGTTCCTTGGATCTTCCTTCTAGGCACATGGTTCTCTTGGAACTCCCACTTTATGCATAGATGATTTCCTTAAAGGATCCTAGTAAAACCAGAAAGGAAATTTTTCCTGCCAAATCTCTATTCCTAGTAGACTGGGCTTTACCCTGGCTGATAGAGTCAtttaggtttttgttttcatgattgttcttttctcttgcttttcctgCCTTGTCCATGTCTCATTTGCCAGCACCTAATCTGCATTCTGAGTGAGtcatttctcagactcaaaaCTCTGTTTGGATTAGGCTTCTTGAAATCTTCAAACATTTACCGGGATCAAACACAAAACCAGCGGTACTTCCAGAAAACTAATTTTACTGTCATCAATGAAGGGGAAAACTTGATTGCTTTGTACAGAAAGCAGAGGCATGACACAATTTAGGCTTCAAAATCCTTTTGCCAAACAATCATTTCAGTTAGACATCAGTTGGGACCTTTCTTGTAGTCACTACTTATCAAATGTTTGTCTCTGATAGAGGATAGCTTTCAAATGTGTTAAACACTAGCAACATGTCTTCAAGTCTGATCTGGATTATGGGATTAAACTCTCAGTAAAGGGCATTCTGTGGGTTTCTGTTGTGAGGAAACCCACTTTCCATGCCGAAAAGGGATGTGTAAAGTGGTCTTGTGGGTAACGGATGGACATTGCTTGCATTTATGCCAGGATGCCTCCTGTTCTCCTACCCTGGGTTGTGGACCCTAAGGA
Protein-coding sequences here:
- the LOC130679756 gene encoding olfactory receptor 7A10-like, which encodes MYLITVFGNLIIILAVISDSHLHTPMYFFLSNLSFVDICFTTTTIPKMLVTIWTESKVITFAGCISQMYLYIHLAVLDDFLLTVMAYDRFVAVCHPLHYTVIMSPRLCGLLVLVCWVTVVSLYYCSSLGVYLSSAATYSSHSSATATVMYTLVTPMLNPIIYSLRNKDIKGALKRVLWMEGVKMHIVLGMKCPRFQDSKPQDQK